A window of the Citrus sinensis cultivar Valencia sweet orange chromosome 9, DVS_A1.0, whole genome shotgun sequence genome harbors these coding sequences:
- the LOC102624304 gene encoding DEAD-box ATP-dependent RNA helicase 10 yields MAEEKEVKTFKELGLRDELVEACENVGWKTPSKIQAEAIPHALEGKDLIGLAQTGSGKTGAFALPILQALLEIAENQRTVPAFFACVLSPTRELAIQISEQFEALGSGISLRCAVLVGGVDMMQQTLALGKRPHIVVATPGRLMDHLTNTKGFSLGTLKYLVLDEADRLLNDDFEKSLDEILNVIPRMRQTYLFSATMTKKVKKLQRACLKNPVKIEAASKYSTVDTLKQQYRFVPAKYKDCYLVYILTEVSASSTMVFTRTCDATRLLALMLRNLGQRAIPISGHMSQSKRLGALNKFKAGECNILICTDVASRGLDIPSVDMVINYDIPTNSKDYIHRVGRTARAGRTGVAISLVNQYELEWYLQIEKLIGKKLPEFPAEEEEVLLLLERVTEAKRISQMTIKDSGNKRRRKGGDEDDDIGRQFGINKKKLSKRK; encoded by the exons ATGGCTGAAGAGAAAGAAGTGAAGACATTTAAGGAACTGGGGTTACGCGATGAATTGGTCGAAGCTTGTGAAAATGTAGGATGGAAAACCCCTTCAAAGATACAGGCTGAGGCCATTCCGCACGCGCTAGAAG GAAAAGATTTAATTGGACTTGCGCAAACGGGTTCTGGTAAAACTGGAGCTTTTGCCCTTCCCATATTGCAGGCCCTTTTAGAAATTGCAGAAAACCAACGGACAGTACCAGCTTTCTTTGCCTGTGTGCTCTCTCCAACAAG GGAGCTTGCAATTCAGATTTCTGAGCAGTTTGAAGCTTTGGGATCAGGAATTAGCCTTAGGTGTGCAGTG CTTGTTGGAGGGGTAGACATGATGCAACAGACCCTTGCACTTGGAAAGCGACCACATATTGTT GTTGCAACACCTGGACGCCTTATGGATCATTTGACCAACACGAAAGGTTTTTCTCTCGGCacattgaaatatttg GTCTTGGATGAGGCAGACAGATTACTTAATGATGACTTTGAAAAATCCcttgatgaaattttgaatgttaTCCCACGAATGCGgcaaacttatttattttctgcaaCAATGACAAAGAAg GTGAAGAAGCTCCAGAGGGCTTGTCTGAAGAATCCTGTAAAG ATAGAAGCAGCATCTAAATATTCTACTGTTGACACATTGAAGCAGCAGTACCGCTTTGTTCCTGCTAAGTACAAG GATTGCTACCTTGTATATATTCTGACCGAGGTTTCTGCATCTTCAACAATGGTTTTTACTCGAACGTGTGATGCAACTCGCCTTTTGGCTTTGATGCTTAGAAACCTTGGTCAAAGAGCCATCCCCATCAGTGGTCACATGAGCCAG TCAAAGAGACTTGGGGCCTTGAATAAGTTTAAGGCTGGAGAATGTAATATTCTTATCTGCACTGATGTGGCAAGCAGAGGGCTTGATATTCCGTCTGTAGATATGGTCATCAATTATGATATCCCAACGAACTCTAAG GATTATATCCATCGAGTGGGAAGAACGGCTCGTGCAGGGCGAACTGGTGTTGCAATCTCACTAGTGAATCAGTACGAGTTGGAATGGTATTTGCAGATAGAGAAGCTTATTG GCAAAAAGTTGCCTGAGTTCCCTgccgaagaagaagaagtccTGCTATTACTGGAGCGTGTCACTGAAGCCAAAAGAATATCACAAATG ACAATTAAAGATTCTGGAAACAAGAGGAGGAGAAAAGGAGGAGACGAGGACGATGACATCGGGAGACAGTTTGGTATTAACAAGAAGAAACTATCCAAGCggaaatga